One Artemia franciscana unplaced genomic scaffold, ASM3288406v1 Scaffold_2054, whole genome shotgun sequence DNA segment encodes these proteins:
- the LOC136042800 gene encoding uncharacterized protein LOC136042800, with amino-acid sequence MLKVPENMPLPPWEQSHLECVNNIGEVSWFNLAISFRLHMANLYSDFVHIYTDGSKIQHDTPVGAAFVIPKLQITNQFKLPVETSVFQAEVIAIKKALEYIGTNLQNYPKIVICSDSKASIDAISNANRNRMSIMEVIACYSMFTSVCKKHKVILQWVPAHVGIDGNERADRAAKQATKMTGPFTECESPMEVKMIDKVIKNLDKFSFEENRNLSGNYFVTSKTTRRHELKIYDKLTRKEGVILFRLRSQHAGVQSYRARFFGEDENCRCCNNEETTAHVLLDCDNYQHQRQSFVKFLTQNSMQCNINLLLGGVADEKLSIQIFRLVVQFLQNIGVDKKI; translated from the coding sequence ATGCTAAAGGTCCCAGAAAACATGCCATTACCTCCTTGGGAACAGAGTCATCTTGAGTGTGTAAATAATATTGGTGAAGTATCCTGGTTCAATCTTGCAATCAGCTTTAGATTACACATGGCCAACTTATATAGCGACtttgtacatatatatacagatggatCAAAAATTCAACATGACACACCAGTTGGGGCTGCATTTGTAATCCCTAAGCTGCAAattacaaatcaatttaagttACCAGTTGAAACATCTGTATTCCAAGCAGAAGTTATTGCTATTAAGAAAGCCTTGGAATACATAGGAACCAATCTTCAAAACTATCCAAAGATAGTTATATGTTCAGATTCTAAAGCCTCTATTGATGCCATCAGTAATGCAAATAGAAATAGGATGTCCATAATGGAAGTAATTGCTTGTTACTCTATGTTTACATCTGTctgcaaaaaacacaaagtaattCTACAATGGGTACCAGCTCATGTTGGGATTGATGGCAATGAAAGAGCAGACAGAGCTGCAAAGCAGGCTACAAAAATGACAGGCCCCTTTACTGAATGTGAGTCTCCCATGGAAGTTAAGATGATTGACAAAGTAATAAAGAATCtagataaattttcttttgaggaAAACCGGAATTTGTCAGGCAACTATTTTGTCACCAGCAAAACCACAAGGAggcatgaattaaaaatatacgacAAATTAACAAGAAAAGAGGGAGTTATTTTGTTTCGGCTAAGATCCCAACATGCAGGGGTTCAATCCTATCGTGCAAGATTTTTTGGAGAGGATGAAAATTGCAGATGTTGTAACAACGAAGAGACAACTGCACATGTTCTTCTAGATTGTGATAATTATCAACATCAAAGACAAAGTTTTGTAAAGTTCCTTACTCAGAATTCTATGCAATGTAATATAAATCTTCTTTTGGGTGGAGTGGCTGACGAAAAACTTAGTATACAAATCTTTCGACTAGTAGTTCAGTTTCTACAAAATATAGGAGTGGACAAGAAGATATAA